Proteins encoded together in one Ammospiza nelsoni isolate bAmmNel1 chromosome Z, bAmmNel1.pri, whole genome shotgun sequence window:
- the LOC132086457 gene encoding serine/threonine-protein kinase PAK 1-like encodes IKKINLQGPRRMERSINEIQIMKRYRSPNVVNFLDSYLVGEELWLVLEYMDGGTLNDILSTTALYEDEAAAISRECLQGLHFLHSNHVIHRDVKSDNILLRTDGSVKLGDFGLSTQLSPEQSRRCSVVGTPWWLAPEVLTSQPYGPKVDIWSFGIVGIEMIEQEPPYWNQSPITQALFNAAHTSIAGLFFFSLSIAGRGSLYESRKGRDC; translated from the exons ataaagaaaataaatcttcaaggacCGAGAAGGATGGAACGAAGCATTAATGAAATCCAAATCATGAAGAGATACaggagtcccaatgttgtgaatttTTTAGACAG ctaccttgtgGGTGAGGAactctggctggtgctggagtaCATGGACGGAGGCACCCTGAACGATATCCTCAGCACGACCGCTCTgtatgaagatgaggcagcagccatcagtcgggag tgcctgcaaggactgcattttcttcactcaaaccatgtgatccatcgagatgtgaagagtgacaacatccttctcagaaccgatggttctgtcaagctgg gtgattttggcctctctactcagctcagccctgagcagagcagacggtgctcggtagtcgggactccttggtggctgGCGCCAGAAGTGCTGACAAGTCAACCATATGgtcccaaagtggacatatggtcttttggaatcgTGGGGATTGAAATGATCGAACAAGAACCTCCCTACTGGAACCAAAGTCCCAtcacg CAAGCGCTGTTCAATGCAGCTCACACCTCTATTGCAGGGCTGTTCTTCTTCTCA CTGAGTATTGCTGGCCGCGGGTCTCTGTACGAATCACGAAagggacgggactgctga